One genomic segment of Desulfocapsa sulfexigens DSM 10523 includes these proteins:
- a CDS encoding MlaE family ABC transporter permease, with protein MTPDCSLQAKHNFNTLCLTFLGSWTIQVEPCALPDIAQFFTPQTKAISFNTKHLLEWDSRFLVELSRITEIAENHAIPVDTQGLPSGVRKLLQLTLKKNLAPPDNTLNNPGILAEIGMHVIELWKQSIEMLSFTGEILLSYIRFFTGRARFLKKDLSFFLYNCGPQALPIVALISFLVGFTLAFIGAVQLKMFGADVYVANLVGLAMTREMGPMMAAIIMAGRTGASYAAQLGTMQVNEEVDALQTMGINPLDFLVLPRLTALIIMMPLLAICADFIGILGGFFIGCLSLDISPVLYYEQTINAIHLNHFLVGMIKSVVFGYLVAFCGCLKGMHCGRSADAVGKATTSAVVTAIVLIVITDAGFTFFFNVIGI; from the coding sequence ATGACCCCAGATTGCTCCCTGCAGGCAAAGCATAACTTCAACACACTTTGTCTAACCTTCCTTGGTTCTTGGACCATTCAAGTTGAACCCTGTGCGCTCCCTGATATCGCCCAGTTTTTCACTCCCCAGACAAAAGCCATTTCTTTTAATACCAAGCACTTGCTTGAGTGGGACAGCAGATTTCTTGTTGAACTCTCCCGTATTACTGAAATTGCCGAGAACCATGCCATTCCCGTTGATACACAAGGCTTGCCTTCCGGTGTTCGCAAGCTTCTACAACTCACTCTTAAAAAAAATCTCGCCCCTCCAGATAACACATTAAACAACCCTGGAATACTCGCCGAAATCGGCATGCATGTTATTGAACTGTGGAAGCAATCCATAGAAATGCTATCGTTTACTGGAGAAATCCTTTTATCCTATATTCGTTTTTTTACTGGACGAGCCCGTTTTCTGAAGAAAGATCTGAGTTTTTTTCTCTACAATTGTGGTCCTCAAGCTCTTCCAATTGTAGCGCTCATTTCATTTTTGGTTGGATTCACCCTGGCCTTTATAGGGGCTGTCCAGCTGAAGATGTTTGGGGCTGACGTTTACGTAGCAAACCTTGTCGGTCTTGCCATGACCAGAGAAATGGGACCAATGATGGCGGCCATCATCATGGCTGGTCGAACGGGTGCCTCCTATGCTGCCCAACTTGGCACCATGCAGGTAAATGAGGAGGTCGACGCACTACAAACCATGGGGATCAATCCTCTTGATTTTTTAGTGCTGCCACGATTGACTGCCCTTATCATTATGATGCCTCTTCTGGCAATCTGTGCCGACTTTATTGGAATACTCGGTGGTTTCTTCATTGGCTGCCTCTCTCTCGATATCAGTCCGGTTTTGTATTACGAACAGACCATCAATGCCATTCATCTCAACCATTTCCTGGTTGGAATGATTAAATCCGTGGTTTTCGGATACCTGGTTGCCTTCTGTGGCTGCCTTAAGGGGATGCACTGTGGACGCAGTGCCGACGCCGTCGGCAAGGCAACAACATCTGCCGTAGTAACAGCCATTGTTCTTATTGTGATCACCGATGCCGGTTTCACCTTCTTCTTCAACGTTATTGGGATTTAG
- a CDS encoding ABC transporter ATP-binding protein, translated as MTPSKAIIEVQNLTMAYGDFILQQNLTFSIKKGAIFTIMGGSGCGKSTLLRHLTGLKRPAEGDIFFSGENFWKSSHQSRVQRMQRCGVLYQSGALWSSMTVGENVALPLQQFTDLSPKLIAEIVELKLALVGLKGFAKYPPSSISGGMRKRAGLARAIALDPEILFFDEPSAGLDPISSKMLDDLILEIRDSLGATIIIVTHELPSIFALADDSVFLDTETRTMLATGNPGILAKESNNIKVRQFLSRTLSLTDPP; from the coding sequence ATGACACCCTCAAAAGCCATCATTGAAGTCCAAAATTTAACCATGGCCTATGGTGATTTCATTCTGCAGCAGAACCTTACTTTCAGTATCAAGAAGGGTGCAATTTTTACAATAATGGGAGGATCAGGATGTGGAAAATCCACACTCCTAAGACATCTTACGGGACTTAAACGTCCAGCAGAGGGTGATATTTTCTTTTCAGGAGAAAATTTCTGGAAAAGTTCACACCAATCCAGGGTTCAGCGAATGCAACGGTGTGGCGTTCTCTATCAATCGGGAGCACTCTGGAGTTCCATGACCGTTGGTGAGAACGTTGCACTGCCATTACAGCAGTTCACAGACCTTTCCCCTAAACTTATTGCAGAGATTGTGGAACTGAAGCTTGCACTGGTCGGCCTGAAAGGTTTTGCTAAATATCCACCATCTTCAATAAGTGGAGGAATGAGAAAACGTGCGGGACTTGCGAGAGCCATTGCCCTTGATCCCGAAATTCTCTTTTTTGATGAACCATCAGCAGGTCTTGATCCGATCAGTTCAAAGATGCTGGATGACCTTATCCTGGAAATCCGCGACAGCCTGGGAGCCACCATCATTATCGTCACCCATGAATTGCCATCAATTTTTGCACTCGCCGATGATTCAGTCTTCCTTGACACAGAGACACGCACAATGCTCGCAACCGGTAACCCCGGAATTCTTGCTAAAGAAAGTAACAATATAAAAGTACGGCAATTTTTGAGCCGAACTCTATCCTTAACTGATCCCCCCTGA
- a CDS encoding PqiC family protein, with the protein MNNKIVPGIFFLSALSLLLWAGGCIKQPLPIYYYTLGPINQKTAAVPDKPLTNILVGPIHIASFLDQGQLVTQNSSYSLTIEEQHRWAGDLKEMLTTALITNLSLEFGAEGIHIFPDSLEPDSLQVVTNFLHFEKDSDGNASVTVRWKILASNGKDMLYQTISIYKIPPENDGFDALAKALSRGLAKLSDEITERITILTASQKAP; encoded by the coding sequence ATGAACAATAAAATAGTTCCTGGAATTTTTTTCCTGTCAGCTCTGTCCCTGCTTCTTTGGGCTGGCGGATGCATAAAACAGCCACTTCCCATCTATTACTACACTCTGGGACCCATTAACCAGAAAACAGCAGCCGTTCCTGACAAACCCCTGACTAATATACTCGTGGGGCCGATTCACATCGCTTCGTTTCTTGACCAGGGACAATTAGTCACCCAGAACTCAAGCTACTCTCTTACCATCGAGGAACAGCACAGATGGGCTGGTGATCTCAAGGAAATGCTGACGACTGCCCTTATCACAAATCTGAGTCTTGAGTTTGGAGCAGAGGGAATCCATATTTTCCCTGATTCCCTGGAACCGGATAGTCTGCAAGTCGTTACAAACTTCCTCCATTTTGAAAAAGATAGCGATGGTAATGCTTCTGTGACCGTTCGCTGGAAGATTCTTGCCTCTAACGGGAAGGATATGCTGTATCAGACAATCTCAATTTACAAGATACCTCCTGAAAACGATGGATTTGATGCATTGGCAAAAGCTCTCAGCCGAGGGCTCGCAAAACTTTCCGATGAAATCACAGAAAGGATTACAATACTCACAGCAAGCCAAAAGGCTCCATGA
- a CDS encoding sugar phosphate isomerase/epimerase family protein: MEAKYKHITPRCFVNAPWYELKNRYLDLFLQHGIQPEIGLEGLCLYEESEDEFKKIAHTLKNNRLSCTLHAPFFDLAPGALDPKILDASRNKLRKAARLITIFQPKSMVCHLNFEENKQGYKWNEWLLAASETWQELLGIATEQDCILMLENTYETSPDAHETVLTKLDSENARFCLDVGHLMSFAKTPWQNWLPILSPWLGQLHLHDNNGEKDQHLGLGLGKFDFKGLFDFLAVNNLHPLVTLEPHSEDDLWHALEYLHRTKLLDQV; the protein is encoded by the coding sequence ATGGAAGCAAAATACAAACATATCACCCCACGCTGTTTCGTAAATGCCCCCTGGTATGAGTTAAAGAATCGCTACCTTGATCTCTTTCTGCAACATGGCATTCAACCTGAAATTGGCCTGGAAGGTCTTTGTCTCTACGAAGAATCAGAGGATGAATTCAAAAAAATTGCCCACACACTGAAGAATAACAGACTTTCCTGTACCCTCCACGCACCTTTTTTTGACCTTGCTCCCGGAGCCCTGGATCCGAAAATCCTTGATGCCAGCCGCAACAAACTAAGAAAGGCAGCTCGGCTGATTACTATTTTCCAGCCAAAATCCATGGTTTGCCATTTAAATTTTGAGGAAAACAAACAGGGGTACAAATGGAATGAGTGGCTTCTGGCAGCTTCCGAAACCTGGCAGGAACTGCTCGGGATTGCAACGGAGCAGGATTGCATTCTTATGCTTGAAAACACCTATGAAACCAGTCCCGATGCCCATGAAACAGTTCTTACAAAATTAGATTCAGAAAACGCACGATTCTGTCTTGATGTGGGACATCTTATGAGTTTTGCTAAAACACCGTGGCAGAACTGGCTCCCCATACTTTCTCCCTGGTTGGGCCAGCTTCATCTTCATGATAATAATGGAGAAAAAGACCAGCACCTGGGGCTGGGGCTGGGAAAATTCGACTTCAAAGGTCTTTTCGATTTCCTGGCGGTAAACAATCTTCATCCACTGGTAACTCTTGAACCACATAGCGAAGACGACCTTTGGCACGCTCTAGAATATCTACACAGAACAAAACTGCTGGATCAGGTGTAA
- a CDS encoding NAD-dependent epimerase/dehydratase family protein — MTRQSKKKRGIIVGGTGLIGGTMVHYFKSYCGNNIEILSPNSKTMSLGSKKDIERYTRRWKPDFIINSAIAAIDADPQLAYTINYLGCINLAKIALNLKIPYIHISSAAVLPMGRLLTEEQQLNLSPTLSNYAKSKLMSERTLQHMYEKEGLDFTAIRLGIVYGQHDHKTQGFHRLLHSIADQAMPLFLTAKGVQHSYSNAEKVPYFIHHALINRDEFTGEFYNFVDSEPVELVHLIQTIKSFLGVKKPRNIFLPLPVAQFGSAVLKRLLKGLLRIGIYTKMPAELMFLSQFYKTQTLDNSKLRRSSFIDPWPEQTIYSKLPELIDYYISRWEQRNLISGFNDEFFALSKDVEQFINSPEQLLQHLHSREFKEQ; from the coding sequence ATGACACGGCAATCAAAAAAAAAGCGGGGCATCATTGTTGGCGGTACCGGTCTGATTGGTGGAACCATGGTCCATTATTTCAAATCGTACTGCGGTAATAACATTGAAATCCTTTCGCCTAATTCGAAAACTATGAGCCTTGGCAGCAAAAAGGACATAGAACGCTACACCAGACGCTGGAAGCCAGATTTTATAATTAACTCCGCAATTGCAGCGATTGACGCCGATCCACAACTCGCCTATACAATCAATTATCTGGGCTGTATCAATCTGGCAAAGATTGCCCTTAACCTCAAGATTCCTTATATTCACATCAGTTCAGCTGCTGTTCTCCCCATGGGAAGACTCCTCACAGAGGAGCAACAACTTAACCTTAGCCCGACTCTTTCCAATTACGCGAAGTCAAAGCTCATGAGCGAGAGAACACTCCAGCATATGTATGAGAAGGAAGGGCTCGATTTCACAGCCATCAGGCTCGGTATCGTTTATGGACAACACGACCACAAAACCCAGGGTTTCCATCGCCTGCTTCACTCGATTGCCGATCAGGCAATGCCACTTTTCTTAACGGCTAAAGGAGTTCAACACTCCTATTCCAATGCTGAAAAAGTCCCATACTTCATCCACCATGCCCTCATCAACCGCGATGAATTCACCGGGGAATTCTATAATTTTGTCGATTCAGAACCTGTTGAGCTTGTACACCTGATCCAGACAATAAAAAGTTTTCTGGGCGTCAAAAAACCAAGAAATATCTTCCTGCCACTCCCGGTTGCACAATTTGGCTCAGCTGTTCTGAAAAGGTTACTCAAAGGACTGTTAAGGATTGGAATTTACACTAAAATGCCAGCAGAACTTATGTTCTTAAGCCAGTTCTATAAAACACAGACTCTGGACAACAGCAAACTCAGAAGATCTTCATTTATTGACCCGTGGCCGGAACAGACCATTTACTCAAAACTCCCTGAACTTATAGACTACTACATTTCACGATGGGAACAGCGTAACCTTATCTCAGGGTTTAACGATGAATTCTTCGCTCTCAGCAAAGATGTTGAGCAATTTATCAATAGCCCGGAGCAACTCCTGCAACATCTACACAGTAGAGAGTTCAAAGAACAATAG
- a CDS encoding RNA-binding domain-containing protein → MPIFSTLSGLIRGCPRNIKRRLLRDILLILFVISGAILTIVMLQGVKTQREVSTSIIGKANLLVAAHFQSYTDPLTNILRILGKWGEAGLFNMQTPEILASQFQALMEIQQTIHSISIADTNENCFQLSHHNDEWLVDESHKSNATTSRLVDGKIEGQETVNERRYTMSTANWFQGAMLTPSSTKFFMTEPYLQKTTGDTVITASLQWKIRNSKDGNHVSGVSFTTQSLMTFLEDLQITPNGRIVLYDKEGIPLNSSGKDRLNKIVSASVEEVSLSEQLLSTVGTLLRTNRQQTTQPLSIRNGGKNWWLGFSQLHESNPDIWVAVIIPADDIFSDLHRQWIRFALLVGSIFLLAVLMTVLLVRKYSYQLKDLPQQHINTQSYETEVAALIRAGESTTLEFKSTMRTNLNSGRPGKEIEVAWLKTVVGFMNSDGGILLIGVDDSGTILGTEADNFDNEDKCRLHFKNLLNTHIGAEFTRFIHLKIAIIKDKTICIVECERVRRPVFLSIGRQEDFYIRSGPSSIKLSMSQMIKYLSER, encoded by the coding sequence ATGCCTATATTTTCAACACTTTCCGGCCTGATACGGGGATGTCCACGAAATATCAAAAGACGTCTTCTTCGTGATATCCTGCTTATCCTTTTCGTTATATCCGGTGCCATTCTCACCATAGTGATGCTCCAGGGTGTTAAAACCCAGCGTGAGGTTTCAACCTCTATTATAGGCAAGGCTAACCTTCTGGTCGCAGCACATTTCCAATCTTATACAGATCCACTTACAAATATTTTAAGAATACTGGGAAAATGGGGGGAAGCCGGGCTGTTCAACATGCAGACTCCTGAGATTCTCGCCAGCCAGTTCCAGGCACTTATGGAAATTCAACAAACCATCCATTCCATATCCATCGCCGATACAAACGAAAACTGTTTCCAACTCTCTCACCACAATGACGAATGGCTTGTAGATGAATCCCACAAAAGTAACGCCACAACCTCCCGCCTTGTTGACGGAAAGATTGAAGGCCAGGAGACCGTAAACGAAAGACGCTACACCATGTCCACTGCTAACTGGTTCCAGGGTGCCATGCTCACCCCTTCCAGCACCAAATTTTTCATGACAGAACCCTATCTTCAGAAAACGACTGGAGATACTGTCATCACAGCAAGCCTTCAGTGGAAGATACGTAACAGCAAGGACGGTAACCATGTCTCAGGTGTTTCTTTCACCACACAAAGCCTGATGACCTTTCTGGAAGACCTTCAGATTACCCCTAACGGCCGTATTGTACTCTACGACAAAGAAGGAATACCCTTGAATAGTTCAGGAAAAGACCGATTAAACAAAATAGTTAGCGCCTCTGTCGAAGAAGTCAGTCTTTCAGAACAACTTCTCAGTACAGTGGGAACCCTGCTCAGAACAAACAGACAACAGACCACCCAACCACTCTCCATCAGGAATGGCGGAAAAAACTGGTGGCTTGGCTTTAGCCAGCTCCACGAATCAAACCCCGATATCTGGGTCGCAGTGATCATCCCTGCAGATGATATTTTTTCCGACCTGCATCGGCAGTGGATTCGCTTCGCTCTGCTTGTTGGCTCTATTTTTCTACTTGCTGTTCTAATGACAGTCCTTCTTGTTCGAAAGTACAGCTATCAGTTAAAGGATTTGCCACAGCAGCATATAAACACTCAGAGCTATGAAACTGAAGTCGCAGCACTCATCAGAGCCGGTGAATCCACCACTCTTGAGTTCAAATCCACCATGCGAACCAACCTGAATTCCGGAAGACCAGGAAAAGAAATTGAGGTAGCATGGCTGAAAACCGTAGTCGGATTTATGAACAGCGATGGGGGGATTCTTCTCATCGGAGTGGATGATTCCGGAACAATTCTTGGCACAGAGGCAGATAATTTTGACAATGAAGACAAGTGTCGACTACACTTCAAAAACCTACTGAACACCCATATTGGTGCAGAGTTCACCAGATTTATTCATCTCAAAATTGCCATCATCAAAGACAAAACAATTTGTATTGTTGAATGTGAACGGGTTCGTCGTCCTGTCTTCCTTTCCATAGGCAGGCAGGAGGATTTCTATATTCGCTCCGGACCTTCGAGCATTAAATTAAGTATGAGCCAAATGATCAAATACCTGAGTGAACGTTAA
- a CDS encoding sensor domain-containing diguanylate cyclase has protein sequence MFKHKKNLITFLSILLIVGFLLTSLASYFISLASLRDQMTHGELPLTSDTVYSEIQRDLLRPIFISSLMASDTFLRDWVINEEQNHDAVIRYLTEIKQTYNTITSFFVSDQTRNYYHPDGLVKQVQEAEERDSWYFRVQKMSDDFEINVDIDQANNDTMTVFINYRVHDYKGNFIGATGVGLAVDAVQKLIDQYQETYNRDIFLIDRLGNIKLSNTSDKQRQQQTAQLNIFLKSKEFLTQMTSTETVALQSKIDGHPISLNTRFIKEFDWYLVVIQSELEGTAKLLQTLLINLLFCAVVTTIILFIINRVISSYQEDIEHMATTDKLTGLYNRQALDLLVNPILLDQSRKPENLSLLLLDIDHFKEINDTYGHLAGDAVLKNLARLITSRLRKTDIICRWGGEEFLMLLKGCTLDTASNMAEELRLAVINNPTSSQNQTLPITVSIGVAQYQPEDTRDKLIGKADRALYQAKANGRNRVVSA, from the coding sequence ATGTTCAAACATAAAAAAAATCTGATTACATTTCTAAGTATTCTATTGATAGTAGGTTTCCTGCTTACCAGCCTGGCCAGCTACTTCATCTCACTAGCCTCTCTCAGAGATCAGATGACTCACGGTGAATTACCACTCACCAGCGATACTGTTTATTCAGAAATCCAACGCGATCTTCTGCGCCCCATCTTTATCTCTTCCCTTATGGCATCAGATACCTTTTTGCGGGACTGGGTAATCAATGAAGAACAGAACCATGATGCTGTCATACGATACCTCACAGAAATCAAACAAACATACAACACCATTACGTCTTTTTTCGTCTCTGATCAGACTCGAAATTACTATCATCCCGATGGCCTTGTGAAACAGGTACAGGAAGCTGAAGAACGTGATTCCTGGTATTTTCGAGTACAAAAAATGTCAGATGACTTTGAGATCAACGTGGACATTGATCAGGCAAACAACGACACCATGACCGTTTTTATCAATTATCGAGTTCACGATTACAAGGGGAATTTTATTGGTGCAACCGGGGTTGGGTTGGCAGTGGATGCAGTTCAAAAACTCATCGACCAGTACCAGGAAACCTATAACAGAGATATTTTTCTCATTGACCGCCTGGGAAACATCAAACTCAGTAACACCTCAGACAAACAGCGCCAGCAACAAACAGCACAACTGAACATCTTTCTCAAGAGCAAAGAGTTTCTGACTCAAATGACTTCCACCGAGACAGTTGCCTTACAGTCCAAAATAGACGGACATCCGATATCTCTGAACACCCGGTTTATCAAAGAATTTGACTGGTATCTCGTGGTCATTCAGAGTGAACTGGAAGGAACAGCCAAATTACTTCAAACCCTTCTTATCAATCTGTTATTCTGTGCAGTTGTTACCACCATCATTTTATTCATCATTAATCGCGTGATTTCATCCTACCAGGAAGATATCGAACATATGGCCACCACAGATAAATTAACCGGTCTCTATAACCGCCAGGCACTGGATCTGTTAGTCAATCCTATCCTTCTCGACCAAAGCCGGAAGCCCGAGAATCTGTCGCTACTGTTACTCGACATCGACCATTTCAAAGAAATCAACGACACATACGGACATTTAGCTGGAGATGCTGTACTGAAAAATCTTGCCAGGCTCATTACGTCCCGGTTGCGGAAAACAGATATAATATGCAGATGGGGAGGGGAGGAATTTCTCATGCTCCTGAAGGGGTGTACTCTGGATACAGCATCGAATATGGCAGAGGAGCTGCGACTTGCAGTAATAAACAATCCGACTTCCTCTCAGAATCAAACACTTCCTATAACTGTAAGTATCGGTGTGGCACAATATCAGCCGGAAGACACAAGAGACAAGCTGATAGGCAAAGCCGACAGGGCTCTCTATCAAGCAAAGGCGAATGGAAGAAATCGGGTAGTATCTGCTTGA
- a CDS encoding MlaD family protein has product MPNKSIQPVMIGIFVILSLVLFMTAIVIFGGNKFFARENLMITYFEGSLDGLSIGADVTYRGVTIGQVKNINIHIRANGEKSQDIIIPVLISLNADSSLIIEDHGENSKGDINTFMEAMCKQGLRAKLRLKSVVTGKRYIDLGFYENSVAVYQDKTGEYFEIPTLPSEMQQFSKVIGDVNFGELYQKFNSTLTSLEKLSSGLAETLDQKKTQQLLDELLVATGSLNSLLSKLDTEVTPILDKIDGGLEQFNALTGHADNVVSSLNTHIDSTLEHADALLAQAENTIRPNSPLYHRLTEAMQQLEKTAKSLETLSNFIHRNPDTLIFGLQNPGKAEHNE; this is encoded by the coding sequence ATGCCAAACAAAAGCATTCAACCAGTAATGATAGGTATATTCGTCATCCTCTCTCTTGTTCTTTTTATGACTGCCATTGTTATTTTTGGCGGCAATAAATTTTTTGCCAGAGAAAATTTAATGATTACGTATTTTGAAGGCTCACTTGACGGACTGAGTATTGGAGCTGACGTTACTTATCGTGGGGTCACCATAGGCCAGGTGAAGAATATCAACATCCATATCCGTGCCAATGGAGAAAAAAGCCAGGATATCATCATACCTGTTCTTATTTCACTGAACGCTGACTCTTCCCTGATCATTGAGGACCATGGAGAAAACAGCAAAGGTGATATCAACACATTTATGGAGGCAATGTGCAAGCAGGGGCTCAGAGCAAAACTCAGGCTTAAAAGTGTTGTCACCGGGAAACGCTATATAGATCTTGGCTTTTATGAAAACAGTGTTGCCGTGTATCAGGATAAGACGGGAGAATATTTTGAAATTCCCACCCTCCCCTCCGAAATGCAGCAATTTTCAAAGGTAATAGGTGACGTAAATTTTGGTGAACTGTACCAGAAATTCAACAGTACATTGACCTCTCTTGAGAAGCTCAGCTCAGGTCTTGCCGAAACCCTGGACCAGAAAAAAACCCAGCAGTTGCTCGATGAGCTTCTCGTTGCTACTGGGAGCCTGAATTCACTTCTTTCAAAACTGGATACCGAAGTCACCCCGATTCTCGATAAAATAGATGGCGGGTTGGAACAATTCAACGCTCTCACCGGTCATGCGGATAACGTAGTCTCATCACTGAACACCCATATCGACTCAACACTTGAGCATGCTGACGCCCTTCTTGCCCAGGCAGAAAATACCATCCGCCCCAACTCACCTCTGTACCATCGATTAACAGAAGCCATGCAGCAGCTGGAAAAGACAGCTAAATCACTAGAAACCCTCAGTAATTTCATTCACCGCAACCCTGATACCCTTATTTTTGGTTTGCAAAACCCTGGTAAAGCTGAACATAATGAGTAA
- the nhaA gene encoding Na+/H+ antiporter NhaA, which yields MTDNDQHFSNEEDTSNCLSKVLNGNSIQRSFKQALTPFEDFVHKEASSGLLLMGCTVGALVLANSAMYPVYDAVLHHKFTIGSDFFSISHSLQHWINDGLMALFFFMVGLEIKREILVGELADRKQAILPIAAAIGGMVVPALIYAAINSGSDALAGWGVPMATDIAFAMGVLALLGSRIPRSLVGFLLALAIVDDLGAVLVIAAFYTDKINLLALLFAGLAFVMLLLSNIAGIRRPLPYVIFGLLLWLGMLESGIHATLAGVITALTVPANSHCHAIPFVRRMRQLITRFETIQEDHRHIMQNSEQQKLLQSMENFVHCIESPLQRMEHNLHIWVSFLIIPIFALANAGIPIDFSTLGTTFSDPVTIGVIGGLIGGKLIGITFFSWLIIKIGLSRLPDGVTLPMIASVSLLAGIGFTMSIFIGGLAFDNAQHLLNAKIGILAASLFAGIAGYISLRLCTSELE from the coding sequence ATGACTGATAATGACCAACACTTCTCAAACGAAGAGGACACATCCAATTGCCTTTCAAAGGTCTTGAACGGCAATTCAATACAACGGAGTTTTAAACAGGCGCTCACCCCCTTTGAAGATTTTGTCCATAAGGAAGCGTCCTCCGGATTACTGCTTATGGGCTGTACTGTTGGGGCACTGGTTTTAGCCAACTCTGCAATGTATCCGGTTTACGATGCAGTACTCCATCATAAATTCACCATTGGCAGTGATTTTTTTTCTATAAGCCACTCTCTGCAGCACTGGATCAACGATGGCCTGATGGCCCTCTTTTTCTTTATGGTTGGTCTTGAAATCAAACGGGAAATCCTGGTTGGAGAGCTTGCAGACCGCAAACAGGCCATTTTGCCAATTGCTGCAGCCATTGGTGGCATGGTTGTTCCTGCTCTTATTTATGCTGCAATTAATAGTGGCAGTGACGCTCTCGCTGGCTGGGGGGTTCCCATGGCCACGGATATTGCATTTGCCATGGGAGTTCTTGCCCTCCTTGGATCGCGCATTCCACGATCCCTCGTTGGCTTTCTACTGGCACTCGCCATCGTTGATGACCTTGGCGCAGTTCTGGTCATTGCCGCCTTTTACACAGATAAGATAAACCTCCTTGCACTACTCTTTGCAGGTTTAGCCTTTGTTATGCTCCTCCTTTCAAACATTGCAGGAATCCGTCGCCCTCTGCCATATGTAATCTTTGGTCTGCTTTTGTGGCTCGGAATGCTTGAATCGGGCATCCATGCAACCCTTGCTGGTGTAATAACAGCCCTCACCGTTCCTGCCAACTCCCATTGTCATGCCATACCGTTTGTCAGACGAATGCGACAGTTAATCACCAGATTCGAGACTATTCAGGAGGACCACAGGCACATTATGCAAAACAGTGAACAGCAAAAACTCCTCCAATCCATGGAAAATTTTGTTCATTGTATTGAAAGCCCGCTACAACGAATGGAGCATAATCTCCATATATGGGTCTCCTTTCTCATTATTCCCATTTTTGCCCTTGCTAACGCAGGAATACCCATTGATTTCTCAACACTTGGAACGACATTTTCAGACCCGGTGACCATTGGCGTCATTGGCGGACTTATTGGTGGAAAACTTATAGGTATCACCTTCTTTTCCTGGCTGATAATTAAAATCGGCTTAAGTCGACTACCGGATGGTGTTACTCTTCCCATGATCGCAAGTGTCAGCCTGCTGGCAGGAATCGGTTTTACCATGTCTATTTTTATTGGAGGCCTGGCATTTGACAATGCACAGCATCTGCTCAATGCAAAAATTGGTATTCTTGCGGCATCGCTGTTTGCAGGGATCGCTGGCTATATCTCCCTGCGCTTATGCACCAGTGAGCTGGAATAG